The Opitutus sp. ER46 genome contains the following window.
CGCCCAGGGCATCGTCGACGCCGTGAAGGAAGTCGGCCTCAAGCTCCCGCTCGTCGTTCGCCTCGAGGGCAACAACGTCGCCGCCGGCAAGACCACCCTCGCCTCCTCGGGCCTCAAGCTCGTCTCCGGCGACTCCATGGCCGACGCCGCCCAGAAGATCGTGAAGCTCGTTTCCGCCTAAGCGACGCAACGCTCAACTCCGTTCCAAAATGTCCATTCTCGTTAATTCCGAAACCAAGATCCTGATCCAGGGCATCACCGGTGAGTTCGGCGCGCGCCACACCAAGCTGTCCCTCGACTACGGCACCAAGGTCGTCGCCGGCGTCACGCCCGGCAAGGGCGGCCAGGTGTTCGAGCACAACGGCATCAAGGTCCCGATCTTCAACTCGGTGAAGGACGCCGCCGCCGCCACCGGCGCGACCGTCTCCGCCATCTTCGTCCCGCCGCCCTTCGCGGCCGACGCGGTGCTCGAGTGCGTTGACGCCAACCTCGACCTCGCCGTCGCCATCACCGAGGGCATCCCGGTCAAGGACATGGTCCGCGTGAAGCGCGCCATGCAGGGCCGCAAGACCCGCCTGATCGGGCCCAACTGCCCGGGCCTCGTCACGCCCGGCACCGGCAAGGACTCCTCCGGCGGCTGCCGCATCGGCATCGCCCCCGGCTACATTCACAAGAAGGGTCACGTCGGCGTCGTCTCCCGCTCCGGCACCCTCACCTACGAGGCCGTGTACCAGCTCACCACCCGCGGCCTGGGCCAGACCACCTCCGTCGGCATCGGCGGCGACCCGGTCAACGGCACCTCCCACCTCGATGTCGTCAAGATGTTCAACGACGACCCCGAGACCTACGGCATCATCATGATCGGTGAGATCGGCGGCAACGCCGAGGCCGAGGCCGCCCGCTGGATCAAAGCGAACTGCAAGAAGCCGGTCGCCGGCTTCATCGCGGGCGCCACCGCTCCCGCCGGCCGCCGCATGGGTCACGCCGGCGCCGTCATCGGCGGCAAGGAGGACACCGCCGCCGCCAAGATCGCCATCTTCAAGGAGTGCGGCATCGAAGTCGCCGCCACCCCGAGCGACATGGCCGACGCCCTCATCCGCGCCGCCAAGGCGAAGGGTGTGAAACTCGGCTAAGCAAAAGAGAGTACCTTCCCCCTCACGGCGGGCCCCCCAAAAGCGGCGGGGCCCGCCTTTTTTGTGCCCACCCGCCACCCCGCCACCTCTTCCTCTTCCTCTTACTCTTACTCTTTCTCCCAGCCCCCAGTCGCCGCCGTACGACCCGTCCGCCCCCCGCGACCTCGCCGTCGCCTCAGCCCCCCGGTTCTCGTTCTCATTCTCGTTCTCGGCCGGCTCGCGCCGGCCGAGAGGACACCACGGGCTTTTCCGACCGATCGCACTGATCAGACGGATCCGACTGATCAGTCCGATCCGTCCGATCCGCCCCAATCCGCCCGAAAGCCCCGTTGTGCTCGCTTGCCCGGTGCCCGACCGCTGCACCATCGCCCAGCCGCCCCCCTCCGTCTTCGTCCCGCGAGGAATGCAGCTTGAGAGTAAGAGAAAGAGGAAGAGAAAGAGTAAGAGCACCCCGACTTCTTCCCGCCTCGTCGCACTTCGCTGCAAACATTCGTCGCCGCCGCCCTCCTTTCGTCGCCAACTCCGCGCCCCCCCTCCCCCCGCCCCCTTCTTCATGAACGTCCAAGGCCGCCCCACGCGCACGATCTGGCCCTCCGCCGGCGGCGCCGCCGTCGAGATCATCGACCAAACGCAGCTCCCTCACGTCTTCGCCGTCGCCCGGCTCGCCACCCTCGACGACGCCGCCCACGCGATCCGCGCCATGCTCGTCCGCGGCGCCCCGCTCATCGGCGCCACTGCCGCCTGGGGACTCTGGCTCGCGCTGCGCGCCGACCCCTCCGACGCCGCCCTTGCCCACGCGCACGCAACGCTGCTCGCCACCCGGCCCACCGCCGTGAACCTCCGCTGGGCCCTCGACCGCGGTCGCGCCCACCTCGCCCCACTTCGTCAAGCGGAGCGCGCCGATGCCGCCCGCGCCCTCGCCATCGCGATCTGCGACGAAGACGTCGCCCTCAACCGCGGCCTCGCCGCCGCCGGGCTCGCCCTCATCCGCGCCCTCGCCGCCCGCAAGCCCGCCGGCCAGCGCGTCAACATCCTCACCCACTGCAACGCCGGCTGGCTCGCCACCGTCGACCTCGGCACCGCGACCGCTCCGATCTACGCCGCCCACGACGCCGGCCTCCCTATTCACGTGTGGGTCGACGAAACCCGCCCGCGCAACCAGGGCGCCAGCCTCACCGCCTGGGAACTGCTCAACCACGGCGTCCCCCACACCGTCATCGCCGACAACGCCGGCGGCCACCTCATGCAGCACGGCCAGGTCGACCTCGTCATCGTCGGCACCGACCGCACCACCGCCTCCGGCGATGTCTGCAACAAGGTCGGCACGTACCTCAAGGCCCTCGCCGCCCATGACAACGGCGTGCCGTTCTACGTCGCCCTCCCGTCACCTTCGATCGACTGGACCGTCCACGACGGCGTCCGCGAGATCCCGATCGAGGAGCGTAGTGCTCGTGAAGTGACGCATCTCGCCGGCCGGCTGCCCGACGGCTCCGTCGCCGCCGTCGCGCTCACGCCCGAGGGCAGCCCCGCCGCCAACCCCGCCTTCGACGTCACCCCCGCCCGGCTCATCACCGGCCTCATCACCGAACGCGGCGTCGCCGAGCCGTCCGAAGCCGGCCTCCGCCGCCTCTTCCCTTGAGGGCTCATGAACCCACGGATCTCCGAGGTCTTTCTCTTACTCTTCGTCTTTCTCTCGCTCTCAGCTCACCGAGTCAGTGGCTCCCTCACTTTCACTCCGCAGGCGTTCTCGTTGTCGGCCGGTTTCCGCCGGCCTCACGGATCGAGAGAAAGAGTATGAGGAAGAGTAAGAGAAAGAGCTGCATCTCAAACCCTTCGTCCTTCCCCAGCCACTCCCACTCCCGCCTCGAATGCCCCCGCTTCAGCCCCCGCCGCCAAACCCCCCCTCGCCGTCCTCGCCCGCTCCTGCCGCGCCGGCCCTCCCGCCGGCGCGTCCGTTCTGGCGCCGCGACGGCGTGCTCGCGGCAGTCCTCGTTGTGCTCGTCGCACTCGCCTACTCGCCCGTCTGGCACGCGGGGTTCATCTGGGACGACGATGACCACGTGTACGAGAACCCGCGGATCGTCGGACCCGAAGGACTGAAGGAGATCTGGACCACGCCCGCGGCGAACTACTTTCCGCTCGTCCTCACCACGTTCAAGGCGCTGCACGCCGTTTGGGGCCTCAATCCGCTCCCGTATCATCTGGCCAACGTCGCCTGCCACCTCCTCGCCGCGCTCCTGCTGTGGCGCGTCCTGCGCCAGCTCGCGCTCCCCGGCGCCTGGTTCGGCGCCGCGCTCTGGGCGCTCCATCCCGTGCAGGCCGAATCCGTCGCATGGATCTCCGAGCTTAAGAACACCCAATCCGCCGTCTTCTT
Protein-coding sequences here:
- the mtnA gene encoding S-methyl-5-thioribose-1-phosphate isomerase; the encoded protein is MNVQGRPTRTIWPSAGGAAVEIIDQTQLPHVFAVARLATLDDAAHAIRAMLVRGAPLIGATAAWGLWLALRADPSDAALAHAHATLLATRPTAVNLRWALDRGRAHLAPLRQAERADAARALAIAICDEDVALNRGLAAAGLALIRALAARKPAGQRVNILTHCNAGWLATVDLGTATAPIYAAHDAGLPIHVWVDETRPRNQGASLTAWELLNHGVPHTVIADNAGGHLMQHGQVDLVIVGTDRTTASGDVCNKVGTYLKALAAHDNGVPFYVALPSPSIDWTVHDGVREIPIEERSAREVTHLAGRLPDGSVAAVALTPEGSPAANPAFDVTPARLITGLITERGVAEPSEAGLRRLFP
- the sucD gene encoding succinate--CoA ligase subunit alpha, coding for MSILVNSETKILIQGITGEFGARHTKLSLDYGTKVVAGVTPGKGGQVFEHNGIKVPIFNSVKDAAAATGATVSAIFVPPPFAADAVLECVDANLDLAVAITEGIPVKDMVRVKRAMQGRKTRLIGPNCPGLVTPGTGKDSSGGCRIGIAPGYIHKKGHVGVVSRSGTLTYEAVYQLTTRGLGQTTSVGIGGDPVNGTSHLDVVKMFNDDPETYGIIMIGEIGGNAEAEAARWIKANCKKPVAGFIAGATAPAGRRMGHAGAVIGGKEDTAAAKIAIFKECGIEVAATPSDMADALIRAAKAKGVKLG